A stretch of DNA from Phycisphaerae bacterium:
GCGTCACAATTCATCGCAAGAGATTGTTCCACGAGCCGGCGAATGTGCGCAACCTGAGTATCACTTTCGGTCAAGTCCGTCACTCGCGAATCGCCGTACCGGTCTTGTTCCGGCGGCAATTCGGACTGGCTTTCTCCCCGCGTTCCCACAAGAAACCGGTGCTCAGAGGTTTGTTTCAGACGGGCATTTGCGGCATCCTCGTCGTCCTGTGTGATGAAGTGCCAGAGCTTTCGACGCGCCAACGTGGCGAACAATCCACACGGATTCCGCGTGCCGATGGCTTTCGCGTGCTCGGCCGCCGCGAAGAAGCGAAGTCGATCGCACTCAGAGGTGCTCACGAGCCTCGCGATGGCTGCCTGCCTGAAAAGCTCCAGGAGCCGCGTTGGATCTCGGAGGTCCTCAGCCACCACGTGCCGAAGCGTCGGTGTTGTTCCCCTTCCATTTTGCTTGAAAACACCAGCCGGCCCGTGCGCGGGTTTCTGGTGTTGATCAAATCTCGAAGAGAGTTTCTTGTCTTTATAAGGGGGTGCTGATCCGGTGGTGGAAAACGCCGGACGGGGTGATCGTTTGCCGCTCCGACTTGTGTCATTTCTCGACCAATCGAGGTTGATCCGCATACGCTGGCCGAATCGATTCAGGTAAGTTTGCCGCCGGACGAGTGGCAGAAGCCAGCCGATCGCCACCAGGTGTTGCCGGGCTGACTTGACGTTACGAAGACTCACACCGAAAACATCCGCGATCCACGATGCCTTGCACGATCCCTCCGGTTCGCAGCGACCGTTTCGGTAATAGAGGCAGCGAAGGAGGTGTGCCAGGATGGTTGCAATCACGACGCGCCGCGCGCCACCCGCGATGAGCCGGATGATACGACGTGGTACCGGCACTAGGCGCCGATGGTTCGGGACGTACGCAAAGACCAACTCCAGATCAAGATCTTCATCCGACAAGTCGGGCTTGGGGAACGTGATGCATGATTCGCCCCAGATGACAAGCCCCGATTTTTCAAGCCGACTGGCCGCGTGGCGGATATGTTCGCCCCCTGCTCCGCCAACCAACGACCGGACTTCGTCAAAGCTGTACTTCGGCCGGATGCCTTTTTTAGCCACGCAGCGCCTCGCCACGAGTTCAAGGCACGCGAACCATACCCTGAGGTCCAAAAGACGCAGATCGCCGCGCCTGTAGGCAGCCCAGGCCCTCAAAAGCGATGTTCCCGAGACAAGGCAGAATCCCCCAGCCGGTTTTCGCGGTGGGGCATCCCCTGCCCCGCTTAATTTTGATTCCATGAGTATCCTCATTCAACACACGAAGAGCGTTCACCCAAATTTCGGGCGGCGTAAGATACACGACATCGATACAGCGATGAGATAACTCTTGACGGAGTCGAAGGGCGCGGGCTAAGTTGAACGTGCGAGATTCACTTGGCCTTGCGATCTCCGGCCCTGCCGCAGATTCTCAAGCTACGAAAGAGGCGACCCAACGGTCGCTTTTTTCGTTTTTTGATGTTGGCGCTACGTCATACGCTCTCCAGAATTTGCACGGCGCCGGGCGGGAACAATTTCCCGCTCCTTCCGCCGATCATTCCAGCTCTTGCACGCCTGCAACTACCTGACAAGACACAATCTTCTGCATGCGCTATCGAATCCCCGCATGCCGGAATGCGGGCATTCGGGAGTGCGGGAGTTCACGCACGCGGGCACGCAGGATTGCGGGCATGCGGGACCGGTTCCGCCAGAAAATCCCATCTTGTTCAAATACTTGATTCATGATGGAACGGAGGAATGCGGGCGCGCGGGTGTTCGGGCAGGCCCGATCGCGGGCCAGCAGCCATGCGGGCATTCCCGCAGGCGGGATACGAATCAAGGAGGCAAACATGACGAATTCAAATCAAAAGAGCGTGGCGATCGCCGTTGGAAACCAGAAGGGCGGTGTAGGGAAGACCACCAACACCGTTCACATTGCCGCGGCGCTTGGACAACAGGGGTTTCACTGCCTGATCATGGACCTCGATCCTGCGGCAGGAGCGACGAAGCACTTGGGTATTCCCGTCAATAGTTTCGCAGGGACTCTGGAGCTTCTCACCACCGATGAAACGGTGGACACTCTCGCCATTGCCGAAAACATGCCGCAAAACGTGCACCTTGTTCCCTCGCGACCGCAGCTTAGCGAAATCGACAACCTCGTTTCCAAGTACGTGGACCGCACCCGGATTCTCGAACGTCCCATCGAGCAGGCGAGGGCGAAGTACGATTTCATTTTCCTCGATACAGGACCATCGGCCGCCTTCACCACCACCGTCGCGGCCTACTCGACCGCCGAATGGTTCTTGCTATCGGCCTTCCCGCATCCGCTTTCACTAGGCGGCTTGACCGAGGCCTTCAACGACATCGCCGACGTTCGCAAGCATCGCAACCCCGGCCTGGAGGTTCTGGGGGTTGTGTTTACGAATGTCGATCGGCGGGCCACGAAACTTCGCGCTCAACTGGAGGACGTGGTGAACGAAGCACTCCCCGGCCGGCGCTTCGACACATCGATCTCGCAGGCCGTGATCCTTCCCGATGCCTCGGGCCGCGGAAAGACACTCTTTCAGTTTCCCAAGTTCGAGAACATTCCCGTCGCTCAGCAATATCTGCGGCTCTCGATAGAGGTCGAACACCGCGTGCGACATCGGGAGGAGTTTCTGCAGGGCATATTGGGGGCTCCGCCCTTTGCCGCTTTCGGCATGCCCGACAGCGAGGCCGAGCAAGTCGCACCGGCATTGGCAGCCAACGAATAGGTGAGGGGATATGGCCAAACCGCTCCGCACTCTGCCGCCTTCATCATCCATCGCGAGGCTCTTCGACCTCGACGCCGCCGCACGAGCCGTCGCAGCGCCGGTCGTGAC
This window harbors:
- a CDS encoding ParA family protein, giving the protein MTNSNQKSVAIAVGNQKGGVGKTTNTVHIAAALGQQGFHCLIMDLDPAAGATKHLGIPVNSFAGTLELLTTDETVDTLAIAENMPQNVHLVPSRPQLSEIDNLVSKYVDRTRILERPIEQARAKYDFIFLDTGPSAAFTTTVAAYSTAEWFLLSAFPHPLSLGGLTEAFNDIADVRKHRNPGLEVLGVVFTNVDRRATKLRAQLEDVVNEALPGRRFDTSISQAVILPDASGRGKTLFQFPKFENIPVAQQYLRLSIEVEHRVRHREEFLQGILGAPPFAAFGMPDSEAEQVAPALAANE